In Papaver somniferum cultivar HN1 chromosome 1, ASM357369v1, whole genome shotgun sequence, a genomic segment contains:
- the LOC113280280 gene encoding ADP-ribosylation factor 2-like has translation MGVTFTKLFSQLFAKKSMRILMVGLDAAGKTTILYKLRLGEIVSTIPTIGFNVENVEYKNISFTVWDVGGQDKIRPLWKYYYQNTQGLIFVVDSNDRERIVEARDELHKLMNEDELRNAVLLIFANKQDLPNAMSAAEITDKLGLHSVRKRRWYIQSTCATSGEGLYEGLEWLSSNAANVA, from the exons ATGGGTGTTACGTTCACAAAGCTTTTCAGCCAGCTTTTTGCCAAGAAGAGTATGCGTATTCTGATGGTTGGTCTTGATGCCGCTGGTAAGACTACTATATTGTATAAGCTCAGGCTCGGAGAGATCGTCTCAACTATTCCTACCATCG GTTTTAATGTGGAGAACGTGGAATACAAGAACATCAGCTTCACTGTTTGGGATGTCGGAGGTCAGGACAAG ATCCGTCCATTGTGGAAGTACTACTACCAAAACACACAAGGGTTGATCTTTGTGGTGGATAGCAACGACAGAGAACGAATTGTAGAAGCTCGTGATGAGTTGCACAAGCTGATGAATGAG GATGAGTTGCGAAATGCTGTGTTGCTCATATTCGCAAACAAACAGGATCTTCCTAATGCAATGAGTGCTGCTGAGATCACTGACAAGCTTGGTCTTCACTCAGTCCGTAAACGCCGCTG GTACATCCAGAGCACATGTGCAACCTCTGGAGAAGGTCTTTATGAGGGTCTAGAGTGGCTTTCCAGCAATGCTGCTAACGTG GCTTGA